A stretch of Vespula vulgaris chromosome 5, iyVesVulg1.1, whole genome shotgun sequence DNA encodes these proteins:
- the LOC127064297 gene encoding probable dimethyladenosine transferase: MPKIRAEKVSRVHKEVTRQGIQFNKDFGQHILKNPLIIQNMVEKAAIRPTDVVLEIGPGTGNMTIKILDKAKKVIACELDPRMVAELQKRVQGSPYQPKLQIIVGNVLKTNLPFFDLCVANIPYQISSPLVFKLLLHRPIFRCAVLMFQREFAERLVAKPGDKLYCRLSINTQLLARVDMLMKVGKNNFRPPPKVESNVVRIEPRNPPPPINYQEWDGLTRIGFVRKNKTLSAAFKQTAVMTMLEKNYKLHCSLNNKTIPENFDIKEMVNKILQTAKAESKRARTMDIDDFISLLHAFNAEGIHFT; this comes from the exons GTATTCAGTTTAATAAAGATTTTGGTCAACATATTTTGAAGAATCCtcttattatacaaaatatggTTGAGAAAGCTGCAATTAGACCGACAGATGTTGTATTAGAAATTGGTCCTGGTACAGGAAATATGACAAtcaaaatattagataaagcaaaaaaagtaATAGCATGTGAATTAGATCCAAGAATGGTTGCAGAATTGCAAAAACGTGTACAAGGGTCACCTTATCAAccaaaattacaaataatagtaGGAAACGTTTTGAAGACAAATTTGCCATTTTTTGATTTGTGCGTTGCAAATATTCCTTATCAAATTTCATCTCCATTAGTATTCAAATTACTTTTGCACAGGCCTATTTTTAG atgtGCAGTACTTATGTTTCAAAGAGAATTTGCAGAACGTTTGGTTGCAAAACCAGGTGACAAATTATATTGTCGCCTTAGCATCAACACGCAACTTTTAGCACGTGTAGATATGTTAATGAAAgttggaaaaaataattttaggcCACCACCAAAAGTAGAATCAAATGTAGTTAGAATAGAACCTAGAAATCCACCACCACCAATTAATTATCAGGAATGGGATGGATTAACAAGGATTGGATTTGttaggaaaaataaaacactTTCAGCAGCATTTAAACAAACTGCTGTAATGACAAtgttagaaaagaattataaactTCATTGTAGTTTAAACAATAAG aCAATACcagaaaattttgatataaaagaaatggtAAATAAGATATTGCAAACTGCTAAAGCAGAAAGTAAACGAGCTAGGACTATGGACATTGATGATTTTATCAg tCTTTTACATGCATTTAATGCTGAAGGAATTCATTTTacatga